The Aerococcus loyolae genome contains the following window.
TGCCCAAGGTAATCATCGATAACCATATTTTGGTCATCAATCTGATCTAACTTCTCATTAATTTGACCATCCTCTTCACTATCATGGTGTTCACGTAAGATGGCCAATAACTCTCTAATCAGAATGCCTTGTTCACCACTTTGTCTTCTTACCCCCATGGCGTCGAACATAACGATTAGCCCATAGGCAGTCGCTATGGCAACATAAGGAGATAAAAAGCCTTCCTGGAGAATAAGGGAAGTAATTAAGGCGGTTACCGCGGCAGTATGTGAACTTGGCATGCCACCAGTCGTATGGATTATAGAAAGTTTGGTTTCCTTTTTTCCCATAAAGAGATAGGCAATCGGATATTTAATTATTTGGGTGAAAATAATTGCTACAATCGTGGCAGTTAAGGGGAAATTTTTCACTGGAATGTTTCCTCTCTAATATTAACTAGTGTAATCTTATCATGAATTAGGAGGCTAGAAAAGTTTTTTAGGACCCTGAGAAAGTTTGCTGCTATTGAAAGTCTTCTATACAAAAATTTGCGATCTTGGTACAATTAAGCTAAGGAGGTAAATAATGAACTATCTACAACTGGAAAGCAATGATCAGAATCCTACCGCAACAATTAAAACTACTTTAGGGGATATTGTCCTCACTTTATATCCTGAAGTAGCGCCTAAGACAGTCAAAAATTTTATTGAGCTGAGCCAATCTGGATATTATGATGGTGTTATTTTCCACCGGGTCATTCCAAACTTTATGATTCAGGGTGGCGACCCCACCGGAACGGGTAGAGGGGGAGAAAGTATCTATGGGAGTGCATTTGAAGATGAATTTTCTAATCAAGTTTTCAACTTTAACGGTGCTCTTTCCATGGCTAATGCTGGGCCAAATACCAATGGTTCGCAATTCTTTATCGTCTCTGCTCAAGAAGTTCCCCAAGCTATGTTAGACCAGATGAAGGCACTATCCTGGCCCGAAGAAGTGATTGAGCATTATGCTCAAAAGGGAGGGATCCCTTGGCTCGATCATAAACATACGGTATTTGGTCAAGTAGTCGATGGGATGGATGTTGTCTATCAGATAGAAGCAGTCGATCGAGATAGCCATGATAAACCCTTAGAAGATGTCTCAATTGTTACGATTGACATTGAAGGCCTTGATCAGTAATGGAGCGTTCAGAAAACTATCGAATTGGCGATGTTCTTAATGGCACAGTGACTGGCATTCAATCCTATGGTTTATTCATCAAATTGGACTCCCATTGTCATGGTCTGGTCCATATTTCTGAAGTCGACCATGGATATGTCACAAATCTCGAAGAACGCTTTTCGATTGGTGATAAGGTCAAAGTAAAAATCATCGATATTGATGAATACACCAAGAAAATCAGTCTATCGATTCGGGCTCTTAAAGCAACCAACACCCCAAATTTTCCAGCGCGGATAAAGAAACCCAAGCGGCGTCATACACCACAAATAGGTTTTAAAACAATCAATAAAAAAATGCCTGAGTGGATTGAAAACTCATTAGCAGATATCCATTCAGGAAAGATTAAAGATTATCGATTGGAGGAATAACATTGTCTACATTAACTTTTGATTATTCAAAAACAGAACACTTTATTCAAGATCATGAATTAGATTATTTACAACCCTTTGTGAACGCAGCAGACAAGATGCTACGTGAAAAGACAGGACAGGGTGCTGATTTTACGGATTGGGTAACTCTTCCAGCCGACTATGACAAAGAAGAATACGCCCGCCTAAAAGCAGCTGCTAAACGCATTCAAGCTGACTCTGATGTTTTAGTGGTTCTTGGTATTGGGGGGTCCTATTTGGGAGCCAAAGCAGCCATTGACTTTTTAAGTCATCAATTCATTAACTATTTCCCAGCTGATAAAAGAGACTATCCCCAAATTTTATTTGCCGGGAACAGTTTAAGCTCCACTTATCTCAGTGAATTGATTGAAGTGATTGGTGACCGTGATTTTTCAGTTAACGTCATTAGTAAATCAGGGACTACCACTGAAACCGCCATTGCTTTTAGAATCTTCAAACAATTACTAGAAGATAAATATGGCAAAGAAGCAGCTAAACAACGGATTTATGCAACGACTGATAAAGCTAAAGGCGCTTTGCGAGAAGAAGCAGATAAAGAAGGTTATGAGACCTTTATTATACCTGATGGGGTCGGGGGACGTTTTACCGTTTTAACACCAGTGGGACTTTTGCCCATTGCGGTGAGCGGTGCTGACACAGATGCTCTCCTAGAAGGGGCTAAACAAGCCATGGAAGATCTATCAGACGCAGATTTAAAGAAAAATAGTGCCTACCAATATGCAGGCCTAAGAAATATCCTTCACCGTAAAGGCTATGACACAGAAATCTTAGTTAACTATGAACCAAAGATGCAATACTTTGCAGAATGGTGGAAACAATTATTCGGTGAATCTGAAGGAAAAGATCAAAAAGGAATTTATCCATCTTCTGCTAACTTCTCTACTGATTTGCATTCGATTGGCCAATCTATCCAAGACGGAAAACGGAACTTAATGGAAACAGTTATCAAAGTCGATACACCTGAAAGAAATATTGACATTCCACGATTAGAAAGTGACTTAGATGGCCTTTCTTACTTAGAAGGCAAGGACTTGGACTATGTAAATACCAAGGCATTTCAAGGAACCTTGTTAGCTCATACGGACGGTCGCGTTCCTAACTTTGTGATTCACCTTGAAAAAATGGATGCTTATCATTTAGGTTATATGATTTACTTCTTTGAATTGGCAGTAGGGATGAGTGGTTATCTCAACGGCGTTAATCCATTTAACCAACCTGGCGTAGAAGCATATAAGAAAAATATGTTTGCTTTACTCGGAAAACCAGGATTCGAAGATTTAGCGGATGAACTTAACCAACGCTTAGATTAATTTAAAATTAATAATCACTTTTATTAATTAAACTAATAGGCTATAAAAGCTGAAAAATCAGGCTTTTAGAAGAGAAGTTTCACCAAGAAGCTTCTCTTTTTTATTTATTGGTAAATTGCAATATCAAGTGCATATTTATTTTAAAAAATCCCAGTGTCATGCCAAATAACTAAAAAGCTGATAAAGTCAATAATTCTTGGCCCGTTTTTCTCTAGCTTAAAGTGCTTGATTATCATTTAGAGATTCAGGGTGGGGCTGTCAAGGTGGAGAGCGAAGCGGACCTTGACTGGCCCACACTGAATCTCTATGCTTTGTTAAGCACTTTAGCCTGCTTCTTTAAGCGTTTCCTGAAGTTTCGCAACTTCTAGGTTATAACAGTCGTTAGGGGTTTGATAATCTAAGACCTTTCTAAAGCGATTATTTATTGTATTCGTATAGTGTGCGAGTTCCTGGTATGTCAGCTTTTTAAAGCTTGTCCCTTTGGGCAAGAATTCTCTTAACATGCGATTATGTCTCTCATTACTGCCTTTTTCCCAAGCTGAATAGGCATGGGCGAAAAAGACTTCCAAATCCTTCAGAGCATACTCAAGCTGAGATAGTTTAGAAAATTCACTGCCGTTATCGGTCGTTAAGGTTTTAAAACACGCTTGACCCTCTTTAAGAATCACCTTTTTAACCGATTTTACAATGGAATCTGCATCCCACTTCCAAGTCTTCTTGGTGAGGAATTTTCGCGTTTTCCGTTCAACTAGAGTAATAAGACATGGCTCTCCTTTAGTCTTCTTTCCTATCACGAGGTCAAGCTCCCAGTGACCAAATTCTTCTCTTGAAAGGACGTCTGGGCATCGCTGATCAATGCTTTTTCCAAATACCTTTTTATTCGTCCCACGCGGTTCACTAGGTTGTTTTCTTGGACGAATCCTTGTTTTCATAGGAAGATCAATATTCCTCACATTTAATAAACCAAGATTGATATATTTATACATGGTTTTGGTGCAAGGAACTCTTTCTAAAGGGTGTTTTCTGCGGTAATCATGAATAAACGTATCAACACTGAAAATACGGTCTTCTTTAGGTGTCAGTAAGGCTTCCTCAAAGGCTTTAATGAAGTTAGATTTTCCATACAAAGCGCCTCTGGCTTTAGAATTTGACCGATTATCTTTATAAACACGCGAGCCAGTTTCTGCAAGATAGACATCAACGTAGGTATGATCATAGTTCATTTGACGTGTTTTTCCACGTTTTAGTTCACGAGATATGGTGCATTGATTGACGCCAACGGCGTCAGCAATCTCTTTCTGTTTATGTCCTTCTTGGTGCATTGCTTGGATAATTCCGCGTTTTTCTGCAGAAAGGTGTGTATATGATCTAGGTTTCGTGTTAGAATGTTTCATAGCCAGTGAGTGCTCCTTTACTTGGGTTTAGACGCTTTTAAGTATAGAGCATCACTGGTTTTTTGTCGTCCTTTTCTCTATGCACTTCATTTTACAATTTACCTTTTTTATTTATTTCAAACTTTTTTGGAAAAATCTATTGACTTTGATAGCAAAACATTATATTATATTTCTTGTCGCTGATGAGCGGAGGAAAACAAAACTATTAAATCCTTGCTCGATCTCAGAGAACTTATGAAGTTTATTTCTTTATATTGATAGAAATTCAACAATAAAAAATAAATTTAAAAAAGTTCTTGACAAAGAGATAGTGGTTGCGGTATAATAATAAAGTCGCAACAAGCGATATAGACCTTTGAAAACTGAACAAAGAAGACGAACCAAATGTGTAGGGCATCAACATTTTGTTGATGAACCAACAATTCAAACAATAAGTCTAGACCAGACTATAACTAGTCAGCAAACAAATGAGCTATCAACGCTCATGATTCTTTCATGAGAGTTTGATCCTGGCTCAGGACGAACGCTGGCGGCGTGCCTAATACATGCAAGTCGAGCGAACCGACGAAGTGCTTGCACTTCTGACGTTAGCGGCGGACGGGTGAGTAACACGTAAGGAACCTACCGATAAGCGGGGGACAACATCCGGAAACGGGTGCTAATACCGCATAGGAAAGGTCACCACATGGTGGCCTTTGGAAAGACGGCTTTGCTGTCACTTATCGATGGCCTTGCGGTGCATTAGCTCGTTGGTGGGGTAACGGCCTACCAAGGCAATGATGCATAGCCGACCTGAGAGGGTAATCGGCCACATTGGGACTGAGACACGGCCCAAACTCCTACGGGAGGCAGCAGTAGGGAATCTTCCGCAATGGGCGCAAGCCTGACGGAGCAACGCCGCGTGAGTGAAGAAGGTTTTCGGATCGTAAAGCTCTGTTGTAAGAGAAGAACAAATTGGAGAGTAACTGCTCCAGTCTTGACGGTATCTTACCAGAAAGCCACGGCTAACTACGTGCCAGCAGCCGCGGTAATACGTAGGTGGCAAGCGTTGTCCGGATTTATTGGGCGTAAAGGGGGCGCAGGCGGTTTCTTAAGTCTGATGTGAAAGCCCACGGCTTAACCGTGGAAGTGCATTGGAAACTGGGGAACTTGAGTACAGAAGAGGAAAGTGGAACTCCATGTGTAGCGGTGGAATGCGTAGATATATGGAAGAACACCAGTGGCGAAGGCGACTTTCTGGTCTGTCACTGACGCTGAGGCCCGAAAGCGTGGGTAGCAAACAGGATTAGATACCCTGGTAGTCCACGCCGTAAACGATGAGTGCTAGGTGTTGGAGGGTTTCCACCCTTCAGTGCCGGAGTTAACGCATTAAGCACTCCGCCTGGGGAGTACGGCCGCAAGGCTGAAACTCAAAGGAATTGACGGGGACCCGCACAAGCGGTGGAGCATGTGGTTTAATTCGAAGCAACGCGAAGAACCTTACCAAGTCTTGACATCCTTTGACCACTCTAGAGATAGAGCTTTCCCTTCGGGGACAAAGTGACAGGTGGTGCATGGTTGTCGTCAGCTCGTGTCGTGAGATGTTGGGTTAAGTCCCGCAACGAGCGCAACCCTTATTGTTAGTTGCCAGCATTCAGTTGGGCACTCTAGCGAGACTGCCGGTGACAAACCGGAGGAAGGCGGGGATGACGTCAAATCATCATGCCCCTTATGACTTGGGCTACACACGTGCTACAATGGATGGTACAACGAGCAGCGACCTTGTGAAAGCAAGCGAATCTCTTAAAGCCATTCTCAGTTCGGATTGTAGTCTGCAACTCGACTACATGAAGCCGGAATCGCTAGTAATCGCGGATCAGCACGCCGCGGTGAATACGTTCCCGGGTCTTGTACACACCGCCCGTCACACCACGAGAGTTTGTAACACCTGAAGTCGGTGAGGTAACCTTTGGAGCCAGCCGCCTAAGGTGGGACAGATGATTGGGGTGAAGTCGTAACAAGGTAGCCGTAGGTGAACCTGCGGCTGGATCACCTCCTTTCTAAGGATATATTCGGAATGCATATTTGAGTCTTCTTTGTTTAGTTTTGAGAGGTCTATCCACATGGTTGATGGATTTAACCGGGCCTGTAGCTCAGCTGGTTAGAGCGCACCCCTGATAAGGGTGAGGTCGATGGTTCGAGTCCATTCAGGCCCATTACATGTTTATTATATGACCATAACTCATACCCGGGGGATTAGCTCAGCTGGGAGAGCGCCTGCTTTGCAAGCAGGAGGTCAGCGGTTCGATCCCGCTATCCTCCATTGCAACGGAAACGTTGCAGATTGTTCTTTGAAAACTGAATACTATCATAACATTCCGCATTTCTATTTTTTGCGAGATAGAAATGTCAATAAACCAATTTTACCAAGCGTAAAAACCGAAAAAGAAAGAGTTTTAAAACTTTTCGCATCATACAACTTAACCGGTGGTTAAGTGAATAAGGGCGTACGGTGAATGCCTTGGCACTAGGAGCCGATGAAGGACGGGACGAACACCGATATGCTTCGGGGAGCTGTAAGTAAGCTTTGATCCGGAGATTTCCGAATGGGGGAACCTCATTGTTTTTATCGACAATGGTCCACTCAGTGAACACATAGCTGAGTGGAAGGTAGACGTGGTGAACTGAAACATCTCAGTAGCCACAGGAAGAGAAAGAAAAATCGATTTCCCGAGTAGCGGCGAGCGAAACGGAAAGAGGCCAAACCAGCGTGCTTGCATGCTGGGGTTGTAGGACTGATGGTCGGGAGTGAATGAGCTAGTCGAACGCCATGGAAAGGGCGATCAGAGAGGGTGACAATCCCGTAGGCGAAAGCTCAGCCACCTCATTCAGTATCCTGAGTACGGCGGTACACGTGAAATTCCGTCGGAATCCGCCAGGACCATCTGGCAAGCCTAAATACTCCCTAGTGACCGATAGTGAACCAGTACCGTGAGGGAAAGGTGAAAAGCACCCCGGAAGGGGAGTGAAAGAGTACCTGAAACCGTATGCCTACAAGCAGTCAGAGCCCGTTAAGGGGTGATGGCGTACTTTTTGTAGAACGGACCGGCGAGTGACGATAGCAAGCAAGGTTAAGCTGAAGAAGCGGAGCCACAGCGAAAGCGAGTCTGAAGAGGGCGTTGAGTTTGTTGTCGTCGACCCGAAACCAAGTGATCTACTCATGTCCAGGCTGAAGGTGTGGTAAAACACACTGGAGGGCCGAACCCACGTCTGTTGAAAAAGGCGGGGATGAGGTGTGGGTAGCGGTGAAATTCCAATCGAACTTGGAGATAGCTGGTTCTCTCCGAAATAGCTTTAGGGCTAGCCTCGGATGATGACTATTGGAGGTAGAGCACTGTTTGATCGAGGGGTCCATCCTGGATTACCGACATCTGATAAACTCCGAATGCCAAATAGTTTAGTCCGGGAGTCAGACTGCGAGTGATAAGATCCGTAGTCGAAAGGGAAAGAGCCCAGACCACCAGCTAAGGTCCCAAAGTTTCAGTTAAGTGGAAAAGGATGTGGGGTTGCTTAGACAACTAGGATGTTGGCTTAGAAGCAGCCATCATTGAAAGAGTGCGTAATAGCTCACTAGTCGAGTGACCCTGCGCCGAAAATGTACCGGGGCTAAACTGAACACCGAAGCTGTGGATCCGTAGGATGGTAGGAGAGCGTTCTATAGGCAGAGAAGCATGATCGTGAGGACATGTGGAGCGTATAGAAGTGAGAATGCCGGTATGAGTAGCGAAAGACGGGTGAGAATCCCGTCCACCGAATGACTAAGGTTTCCTGGGGAAGGCTCGTCCTCCCAGGGTTAGTCGGGACCTAAGCCGAGACCGAAAGGGATAGGCGATGGACAACAGGTTGAGATTCCTGTACTTGTTTGATTTGTTTGAGCGATGGAAGGACACAGAAGGCTAAGCGGAGCGCGGAGATGGAAAAACGCGTCCAAGCAATGAGTGAGAAGGTGAGTGAAAGGCTTGCCTCAGACTTCATGAGTTGTGACGGGGAGGGAAGTTTAGTACCGAAGCCGCCGACGTCACGCTGTCAAGAAAAGTTTCTAGTGAGAATCAAACAACCCGTACCGCAAACCGACACAGGTAGTCGAGTGGAGAACACTAAGGTGAGCGAGCGAACTCTCGTTAAGGAACTCGGCAAAATGACCCCGTAACTTCGGGAGAAGGGGTGCTGACCGCAAGGTCAGCCGCAGTGAATAGGCCCAAGCGACTGTTTATCAAAAACATAGGTCTCTGCCAAATCGAAAGATGATGTATAGAGGCTGACGCCTGCCCGGTGCTGGAAGGTTAAGAGGAAGGGTTAGCGTATGCGAAGCTCTGAATTGAAGCCCCAGTAAACGGCGGCCGTAACTATAACGGTCCTAAGGTAGCGAAATTCCTTGTCAGGTAAGTTCTGACCCGCACGAAAGGCGTAACGATTTGGGCACTGTCTCAACGAGAGGCTCGGTGAAATTGTAGTACCAGTGAAGATGCTGGTTACCCGCGACAGGACGGAAAGACCCCATGGAGCTTTACTGTAGGTTGATATTGAATGTTTGTGCCACATGTACAGGATAGGTAGGAGCCATCGAAGTCGGGACGCTAGTCTCGATGGAGGCACTGGTGGGATACTACCCTTGTGGGATGACCATTCTAACCCGCGACCATTAGCTGGTCGGGAGACAGTGTCAGTCAGGCAGTTTGACTGGGGCGGTCGCCTCCTAAAGTGTAACGGAGGCGCCCAAAGGTTCCCTCAGAATGGTTGGAAATCATTCGCAGAGTGTAAAGGCAGAAGGGAGCTTGACTGCGAGACCTACAAGTCGAGCAGGGACGAAAGTCGGGCTTAGTGATCCGGTGGTTCCGCATGGAAGGGCCATCGCTCAACGGATAAAAGCTACCCTGGGGATAACAGGCTTATCTCCCCCAAGAGTTCACATCGACGGGGAGGTTTGGCACCTCGATGTCGGCTCATCGCATCCTGGGGCTGAAGTCGGTCCCAAGGGTTGGGCTGTTCGCCCATTAAAGCGGTACGCGAGCTGGGTTCAGAACGTCGTGAGACAGTTCGGTCCCTATCCGTCGCGGGCGTTGGAAATTTGAGAGGAGCTGTCCTTAGTACGAGAGGACCGGGATGGACACACCGCTGGTGTACCAGTTGTTCCACCAGGAGCATGGCTGGGTAGCTATGTGTGGACGGGATAAGCGCTGAAAGCATCTAAGCGTGAAGCCCCCCTCAAGATGAGATTTCCCATACTTTGAAAGTAGTAAGACCCCTGAAAGACGATCAGGTTGATAGGTTTGGAGTGGAAGCTTAGCAATAAGTGGAGCGGACAAATACTAATCGGTCGAGGACTTATCCAAAGGATAAGGTTGTATGAGGTTTAAGGAAGACATGATAGATTCAGTTTTGAGCGAACAAGCTCAAAAAAATAAATTGTACGGTGACGATGGCAAGAAGGACCCACCTGTATCCATCCCGAACACAGCAGTTAAGCTTCTTAGCGCCGAATGTAGTTGGGGGTTGCCCCCTGTGAGACTAGGACGTTGCCGTGCAATATTTTATGGAGAATTAGCTCAGCTGGGAGAGCGTCTGCCTTACAAGCAGAATGTCGGGGGTTCGAGCCCCTCATTCTCCATTATGATTCGTTAGCTCAGTTGGTAGAGCATCTGACTTTTAATCAGAGGGTCGGGAGTTCGAGCCTCCCACGGATCATTTACATGCGGGTGTGGCGGAATTGGCAGACGCACCAGATTTAGGATCTGGCGCCGAGAGGCGTGGGGGTTCAAGTCCCTTCACCCGCACTAATATAAAAGCCGGCTTAGCTCAGTTGGTAGAGCATCTGATTTGTAATCAGGGGGTCGAGGGTTCAAGTCCTTTAGCCGGCATTATATCTCATGCGGAAGTAGTTCAGTGGTAGAACATCACCTTGCCAAGGTGGGGGTCGCGGGTTCGAATCCCGTCTTCCGCTTAGCCAAATGGCTTAAAATTAAATATTATTATGCCGGGGTGGCGGAACAGGCAGACGCACGGGACTTAAAATCCCGCGGTGGTTAAACACCGTACCGGTTCGATTCCGGTCCTCGGCATAAACTTTTTATAAATACGCACCCATGGCTCAACTGGATAGAGTACCTGACTACGAATCAGGCGGTTGCAGGTTCGAATCCTGCTGGGTGCATTATCGGGAAATAGCTCAGCTTGGTAGAGCACTTGGTTTGGGACCAAGGGGTCGCAGGTTCGAATCCTGTTTTCCCGACTTTGGGGGGATTAGCTCAGCTGGGAGAGCGCCTGCTTTGCAAGCAGGAGGTCAGCGGTTCGATCCCGCTATCCTCCATTACATTATAATTTGGCGGTGTAGCTCAGCTGGCTAGAGCGTCCGGTTCATACCCGGGAGGTCGGGGGTTCGATCCCCTCCGCCGCTATTAATGTTCGGACCTTTAGCTCAGTTGGTTAGAGCAGACGGCTCATAACCGTCCGGCCGTAGGTTCGAGTCCTACAAGGTCCATCTTGTTAATTATATATTATGGAGGATTACCCAAGTCTGGCTGAAGGGAACGGTCTTGAAAACCGTCAGGCGGGTCAAACCGCGCAAGGGTTCGAATCCCTTATCCTCCTTTACTTATTATCGCGGAGTAGAGCAGCTGGCAGCTCGTCGGGCTCATAACCCGGAGGTCGCAGGTTCGAATCCTGCCTCCGCAATTATTCAAAATTGAATAGGTCCGGTGGTGTAGGGGTTAACATGCCTCCCTGTCACGGAGGAGATCGCGGGTTCAAATCCCGTCCGGACCGTATGCGGGTGTAGTTTAGTGGTAAAACCACAGCCTTCCAAGCTGTTGTCGCGAGTTCGATTCTCGTCACCCGCTTATATAATATGGGCCTGTAGCTCAGCTGGTTAGAGCGCACCCCTGATAAGGGTGAGGTCGATGGTTCGAGTCCATTCAGGCCCATTAATATTTTGTGGAGGATTACTCAAGAGGCCGAAGAGGACGGTTTGCTAAATCGTTAGGTCGGGAAACTGACGCAAGGGTTCGAATCCCTTATCCTCCGTTATCCAATGGCCCGTTGGTCAAGCGGTTAAGACACCGCCCTTTCACGGCGGTAACACGGGTTCGATTCCCGTACGGGTCATATTTAGGTATTATCCTAATTTATACTGGAGATATTGACATCGCGGAGTAGAGCAGCTGGCAGCTCGTCGGGCTCATAACCCGGAGGTCACAGGTTCGAATCCTGTCTCCGCAATTTTATTTTACCTAAATTATCAGGTCCGGTGGTGTAGGGGTTAACATGCCTCCCTGTCACGGAGGAGATCGCGGGTTCAAATCCCGTCCGGACCGTTTTTTTCAAGGTCCGATAGCTCAGTTGGTAGAGCACTTGATTGAAGCTCAAGGTGTCGGCAGTTCGATTCTGTCTCGGACCATAAAAAGATATATTTTGGCCCGTTGGTCAAGCGGTTAAGACACCGCCCTTTCACGGCGGTAACACGGGTTCGATTCCCGTACGGGTCATATTTAAGCAACTCTATAAAGGGTTGCTTTTTTTATGCCCAAATATAGCGTATATTGACTGCTATTGCTTGATTAAAAAGTTAGATACACTTTACTCTGCAAAATCTATCAAAAATTGGCC
Protein-coding sequences here:
- a CDS encoding IS30 family transposase; translated protein: MKHSNTKPRSYTHLSAEKRGIIQAMHQEGHKQKEIADAVGVNQCTISRELKRGKTRQMNYDHTYVDVYLAETGSRVYKDNRSNSKARGALYGKSNFIKAFEEALLTPKEDRIFSVDTFIHDYRRKHPLERVPCTKTMYKYINLGLLNVRNIDLPMKTRIRPRKQPSEPRGTNKKVFGKSIDQRCPDVLSREEFGHWELDLVIGKKTKGEPCLITLVERKTRKFLTKKTWKWDADSIVKSVKKVILKEGQACFKTLTTDNGSEFSKLSQLEYALKDLEVFFAHAYSAWEKGSNERHNRMLREFLPKGTSFKKLTYQELAHYTNTINNRFRKVLDYQTPNDCYNLEVAKLQETLKEAG
- a CDS encoding CvfD/Ygs/GSP13 family RNA-binding post-transcriptional regulator codes for the protein MERSENYRIGDVLNGTVTGIQSYGLFIKLDSHCHGLVHISEVDHGYVTNLEERFSIGDKVKVKIIDIDEYTKKISLSIRALKATNTPNFPARIKKPKRRHTPQIGFKTINKKMPEWIENSLADIHSGKIKDYRLEE
- a CDS encoding divergent PAP2 family protein; protein product: MKNFPLTATIVAIIFTQIIKYPIAYLFMGKKETKLSIIHTTGGMPSSHTAAVTALITSLILQEGFLSPYVAIATAYGLIVMFDAMGVRRQSGEQGILIRELLAILREHHDSEEDGQINEKLDQIDDQNMVIDDYLGHKPSEVFGGFVAGVGVAFFIRFIFFYFDWMI
- a CDS encoding peptidylprolyl isomerase encodes the protein MNYLQLESNDQNPTATIKTTLGDIVLTLYPEVAPKTVKNFIELSQSGYYDGVIFHRVIPNFMIQGGDPTGTGRGGESIYGSAFEDEFSNQVFNFNGALSMANAGPNTNGSQFFIVSAQEVPQAMLDQMKALSWPEEVIEHYAQKGGIPWLDHKHTVFGQVVDGMDVVYQIEAVDRDSHDKPLEDVSIVTIDIEGLDQ
- a CDS encoding glucose-6-phosphate isomerase, with protein sequence MSTLTFDYSKTEHFIQDHELDYLQPFVNAADKMLREKTGQGADFTDWVTLPADYDKEEYARLKAAAKRIQADSDVLVVLGIGGSYLGAKAAIDFLSHQFINYFPADKRDYPQILFAGNSLSSTYLSELIEVIGDRDFSVNVISKSGTTTETAIAFRIFKQLLEDKYGKEAAKQRIYATTDKAKGALREEADKEGYETFIIPDGVGGRFTVLTPVGLLPIAVSGADTDALLEGAKQAMEDLSDADLKKNSAYQYAGLRNILHRKGYDTEILVNYEPKMQYFAEWWKQLFGESEGKDQKGIYPSSANFSTDLHSIGQSIQDGKRNLMETVIKVDTPERNIDIPRLESDLDGLSYLEGKDLDYVNTKAFQGTLLAHTDGRVPNFVIHLEKMDAYHLGYMIYFFELAVGMSGYLNGVNPFNQPGVEAYKKNMFALLGKPGFEDLADELNQRLD